GGGGCGGAAACCCACCCCCTGCACCGCACCGGTGATGGTATAGCGATGACGAAAGAGTGCAGGGGAAGAAAGCTGTGTCGGCATAGGCTGTCCTTGGGCTGGGAGGTTATCGGAAGTGCGCGCAGAGCCGCTTGAGCGCGCTCAGGGCAAGTCGGGAAGGACGGAAACTCACAGGTTTGAGGATATGTGGAACGATGAAGGCATCGCAGGGGAAGGCGTCAGGCTGTTCCAGAGGGAAGCAGAGGTCTTCAAGGGAGGCTCCGGGGATGCCACGCTCCACAGCTTCGGCCCACAGGGTCAGGTCGCGAGGCTCAAGGCCGAGCATGTGGGCAATGCAGGTGTCCAGTGCCACGGGATTTTCGGAAAGTGCGAGAAAGCCAAGCTCAAGGGCTTCGCCGTCAGTCGGACCTGTTTTGTGCATGCAGGTGACGCCGTCCAGCAGGTTTATGCTGGGAGGGAGCATGTCGCCAATGTCAAGAATCATGGCTTCAAAACGGTTTTCGCATTCTCCATAACGGCTGTGAGCGATGGCTTTGCGAATTCCTGTGACGCAGCCAAAAAGGTTTTTGACAGCAAGGCTGAGGCGCATCTGGCAGTGGGCCTTGAGTCGGGGAAGATTAAAAATGCGGTCCGCCTCAAGAGCCTTGCGCGAGACGCCAATCTGCGCAGAAAAGGAAAGTCCTCTGGAGGCTGGTTCATTAAGCGTTTCGACACGAAGCCCCAGAGGGGCGAGAGCTGACTGGAGACCTGTTTTTTCTGCGACAAGCGCCGCAGAGCCAAAGGCTGGAGAATCTGCAACTGTCACGTCTGCATCATGGTCGAGGGCATAGGCGCAGACTGCCGCTGCGAGTGCTGGC
Above is a window of Desulfobaculum bizertense DSM 18034 DNA encoding:
- a CDS encoding DUF362 domain-containing protein → MQDLQGFTARYNVLFMPYPKTASVALASCRDYEKKCLEERLESLLAATGLAVRPGERILVKPNLVSGKNPLACTEPALAAAVCAYALDHDADVTVADSPAFGSAALVAEKTGLQSALAPLGLRVETLNEPASRGLSFSAQIGVSRKALEADRIFNLPRLKAHCQMRLSLAVKNLFGCVTGIRKAIAHSRYGECENRFEAMILDIGDMLPPSINLLDGVTCMHKTGPTDGEALELGFLALSENPVALDTCIAHMLGLEPRDLTLWAEAVERGIPGASLEDLCFPLEQPDAFPCDAFIVPHILKPVSFRPSRLALSALKRLCAHFR